The following proteins are co-located in the Conyzicola lurida genome:
- a CDS encoding NADP-dependent isocitrate dehydrogenase → MSKIKVEGTVVELDGDEMTRIIWQAIKDTLIHPYLDINLEYYDLGIEHRDATDDQVTIDAAHAIQKHGVGVKCATITPDEARVEEFGLKKMWKSPNGTIRNILGGVIFREPIIISNIPRLVPGWNKPIIIGRHAFGDQYRATDFVFKGKGKLTVEFTPEDGSEPMKFEVYDAPDDGIAQVQYNQDASIRDFARSSLNYGLSRNYPVYLSTKNTILKAYDGRFKDIFEEIFETEFKEQFEAAGLTYEHRLIDDMVASAMKWEGGYVWACKNYDGDVQSDTVAQGFGSLGLMTSVLSVPDGSVVEAEAAHGTVTRHYRQHQAGKPTSTNPIASIYAWTRGLSHRAKLDDNPALAEFAATLEDVVIKSVEAGHMTKDLALLVGPDQKWETTEEFLDTLDKALAARLA, encoded by the coding sequence TTGTCCAAGATCAAGGTAGAAGGCACCGTCGTCGAACTCGACGGCGACGAAATGACTCGCATCATCTGGCAGGCGATCAAGGACACCCTGATCCACCCTTACCTCGACATCAACCTCGAGTACTACGACCTCGGCATCGAGCACCGCGACGCGACCGACGACCAGGTCACGATCGATGCGGCCCACGCGATCCAGAAGCACGGCGTCGGCGTCAAGTGTGCGACCATCACGCCCGACGAGGCGCGCGTCGAGGAGTTCGGCCTGAAGAAGATGTGGAAGAGCCCGAACGGCACGATCCGCAACATCCTCGGCGGAGTCATCTTCCGCGAGCCGATCATCATCTCGAACATCCCCCGTCTCGTTCCCGGTTGGAACAAGCCGATCATCATCGGCCGTCACGCCTTCGGCGACCAGTACCGTGCCACCGACTTCGTCTTCAAGGGCAAGGGCAAGCTCACCGTCGAGTTCACCCCCGAAGACGGCTCCGAGCCGATGAAGTTCGAGGTCTACGACGCCCCCGACGACGGCATCGCGCAGGTGCAGTACAACCAGGACGCGTCGATCCGCGACTTCGCGCGCTCGAGCCTCAACTACGGCCTCAGCCGCAACTACCCGGTCTACCTGTCGACCAAGAACACGATCCTCAAGGCCTACGACGGCCGCTTCAAGGACATCTTCGAGGAGATCTTCGAGACGGAGTTCAAGGAGCAGTTCGAGGCCGCCGGCCTCACCTACGAGCACCGCCTCATCGACGACATGGTCGCCTCGGCCATGAAGTGGGAGGGCGGCTACGTCTGGGCCTGCAAGAACTACGACGGCGACGTGCAGTCCGACACCGTGGCGCAGGGCTTCGGTTCGCTCGGCCTCATGACCTCCGTGCTGTCCGTCCCGGACGGATCGGTCGTCGAGGCGGAGGCCGCCCACGGCACCGTCACGCGGCACTACCGCCAGCACCAGGCCGGCAAGCCCACGTCGACCAACCCGATCGCCTCGATCTACGCCTGGACCCGCGGCCTCTCGCACCGTGCGAAGCTCGACGACAACCCCGCGCTGGCCGAATTCGCCGCCACGCTCGAGGACGTCGTCATCAAGAGCGTCGAGGCCGGCCACATGACGAAGGACCTCGCACTCCTCGTCGGACCGGACCAGAAGTGGGAGACCACCGAGGAGTTCCTCGACACGCTCGACAAGGCGCTGGCGGCGCGCCTGGCGTAA
- a CDS encoding malate dehydrogenase, whose amino-acid sequence MRITVTGAAGQIGYALLFRIASGAMFGPNTPVSLRLLELPQALAAAEGVAMELDDCAFPLLRSIDITDDAAEAFDRSNVALLVGSRPRTAGMERADLLSANGAIFAPQGRAINDNAADDVRVLVVGNPANTNALIASAHAPDVPDARFTAMTRLDHNRAVARLAKATDSAVASISHLTIWGNHSSTQYPDLSHVLVDGDSIDVDREWLESDYIPAVANRGAAIIAARGSSSAASAANAAVDHMHDWVLGTAQDDWTSAAITSDGSYGVPAGLISSFPVTSTGGDWQIVEGLDIDEFSRARIDASVAELGEERAAVEALGLL is encoded by the coding sequence ATGAGAATCACCGTCACGGGCGCCGCCGGCCAGATCGGTTACGCCCTGCTCTTCCGCATCGCCTCCGGCGCGATGTTCGGCCCGAACACCCCCGTCAGTCTGCGCCTGCTCGAACTGCCGCAGGCCCTCGCCGCGGCCGAGGGCGTCGCGATGGAACTCGACGACTGCGCCTTCCCCCTGCTGAGAAGCATCGACATCACGGATGACGCGGCCGAGGCCTTCGACCGGTCGAACGTCGCGCTGCTCGTCGGGTCGCGCCCCCGCACCGCCGGCATGGAACGGGCCGACCTGCTCAGTGCCAACGGCGCCATCTTCGCGCCGCAGGGACGCGCGATCAACGACAACGCCGCCGACGACGTGCGCGTGCTCGTGGTCGGCAACCCGGCCAACACCAACGCGCTCATCGCGAGCGCGCACGCGCCCGACGTGCCCGACGCCCGGTTCACCGCGATGACGCGTCTCGACCACAACCGCGCGGTGGCGCGGCTGGCCAAAGCGACCGATTCCGCCGTGGCATCCATCTCGCACCTCACGATCTGGGGCAACCATTCGTCGACGCAGTATCCCGACCTGTCGCACGTGCTCGTCGACGGGGACAGCATCGACGTCGACCGCGAGTGGCTGGAGAGCGACTACATCCCGGCCGTCGCGAACCGCGGGGCCGCGATCATCGCGGCGCGCGGGTCGTCGTCTGCGGCATCCGCTGCCAATGCCGCTGTCGACCACATGCACGACTGGGTACTCGGCACCGCGCAGGACGACTGGACCTCGGCGGCCATCACCTCGGACGGCTCGTACGGCGTGCCCGCGGGGCTGATCAGCTCGTTCCCGGTCACGTCGACCGGCGGCGACTGGCAGATCGTGGAGGGCCTCGACATCGACGAGTTCTCGCGCGCCCGCATCGACGCCTCGGTCGCCGAACTGGGCGAGGAGCGCGCCGCGGTCGAGGCGCTCGGGCTGCTCTAG
- a CDS encoding MGMT family protein: MAAIPSDDFVSRVLDVVGSIPEGRVMTYGDVAAAFGSRAARAVGQVMSHYGHDQPWWRVIRASGHPPVDHEPEALQHYRAEATPLKWSNDAFRVDLARARYVPGG, encoded by the coding sequence ATGGCCGCCATCCCGAGCGACGACTTCGTCTCGCGCGTGCTCGACGTCGTCGGGTCGATACCCGAGGGACGGGTCATGACCTACGGCGACGTCGCCGCGGCGTTCGGGTCGCGCGCCGCCCGCGCGGTCGGCCAGGTGATGTCGCACTACGGGCACGACCAGCCGTGGTGGCGCGTCATCCGCGCCAGCGGGCACCCGCCGGTGGACCACGAGCCCGAGGCACTGCAGCACTACCGCGCGGAGGCCACGCCGCTGAAGTGGAGCAACGACGCGTTCCGCGTGGACCTGGCGCGGGCGCGGTACGTGCCCGGTGGGTGA
- a CDS encoding ABC transporter ATP-binding protein — MGHTSKRGGTVASIARLYPYAKPALPRIYLGMASALLAGIVALLIPQVLRQLVDGPLSTGDESQIWPAFAIVLGLGVLEAILIALRRWFVLTPGTHIEARMRNALYAKLQDLPVNFHDRWASGQLLSRAVSDLGLIRRWISFGIVLLVVNVITIVVGFVFLVNISWILGVAFMVCSIPLWIYGYLFENKYSTVARRSQDQSGDLATTVEESVHGIRVLKAFGRGKYALKNFATQAEDLRGTEIEKARAIAGIWLWLLLVPDVTFALCLLGGVWLAADGQISVGELVAFFATATVLRFPVESIGFLLSMTFDARTATDRFFEVMDAPNTIVDPENPKTITDPRGRLVFDDVHFRYQDAAADRPDILDGIRLDLEPGETMAIVGITGSGKSTLTALTTRLYDVTGGAILIDGVDVRDLTRTELRTHLAMAFEDATLFSASVRENVLLGRPESTEAELERALDVAQARFVYDLPDGLDTMVGEEGMSLSGGQRQRLALARAVAAQPSVLVLDDPLSALDVDTEARVEEALREVLASTTALIVAHRPSTVTLADRVALLEEGRITAVGTHSHLLATNEHYRFVISNLEDEEKRERADEQFIADETEEEVGA, encoded by the coding sequence ATGGGTCACACGTCCAAGCGCGGCGGCACCGTCGCCTCGATCGCGCGCCTGTACCCCTACGCGAAGCCGGCCCTGCCGCGCATCTACCTCGGCATGGCGTCCGCCCTGCTCGCGGGCATCGTCGCCCTGCTCATCCCGCAGGTGCTGCGCCAGCTCGTCGACGGCCCGCTGTCGACCGGCGACGAGTCGCAGATCTGGCCCGCGTTCGCGATCGTGCTCGGTCTGGGTGTGCTCGAGGCGATCCTCATCGCGCTGCGCCGCTGGTTCGTGCTGACCCCCGGCACGCACATCGAGGCGCGCATGCGCAACGCGCTCTACGCGAAGCTGCAGGACCTGCCGGTGAACTTCCACGACCGGTGGGCCAGCGGCCAGCTGCTCTCGCGCGCCGTCAGCGACCTCGGCCTGATCCGCCGCTGGATCTCGTTCGGCATCGTGCTGCTCGTCGTCAACGTCATCACGATCGTCGTCGGATTCGTGTTCCTGGTGAACATCTCCTGGATCCTCGGCGTCGCGTTTATGGTCTGCTCGATCCCGCTCTGGATCTACGGCTACCTGTTCGAGAACAAGTACTCCACCGTCGCGCGCCGCAGCCAGGACCAGTCCGGCGACCTCGCCACCACGGTCGAGGAGTCAGTGCACGGCATCCGCGTGCTCAAGGCGTTCGGCCGCGGCAAGTACGCGCTGAAGAACTTCGCGACCCAGGCCGAAGACCTGCGCGGCACCGAGATCGAGAAGGCCCGTGCGATCGCGGGCATCTGGCTCTGGCTGCTGCTCGTGCCCGACGTCACCTTCGCGCTCTGCCTGCTCGGCGGCGTGTGGCTGGCGGCCGACGGACAGATCTCGGTCGGCGAGCTCGTCGCGTTCTTCGCGACGGCTACCGTGCTGCGCTTCCCGGTCGAGTCGATCGGCTTTTTGCTCTCGATGACCTTCGACGCCCGCACCGCCACCGACCGCTTCTTCGAGGTCATGGACGCGCCGAACACCATCGTCGACCCGGAGAACCCGAAGACGATCACCGATCCCCGGGGACGCCTCGTCTTCGACGACGTGCATTTCCGATATCAGGATGCCGCGGCAGACCGCCCCGACATCCTCGACGGGATCCGCCTCGACCTCGAGCCGGGCGAGACGATGGCCATCGTCGGCATCACCGGTTCGGGCAAGTCGACGCTCACGGCGTTGACCACCCGGCTGTACGACGTCACCGGCGGCGCCATCCTCATCGACGGCGTCGACGTGCGCGACCTCACCCGCACCGAGCTGCGCACCCACCTCGCGATGGCGTTCGAGGACGCGACGCTGTTCTCGGCGTCGGTGCGCGAGAACGTGCTGCTCGGCCGGCCGGAGTCGACCGAGGCGGAACTTGAGCGCGCGCTCGACGTGGCGCAGGCCCGGTTCGTCTACGACCTGCCCGACGGCCTCGACACGATGGTGGGGGAGGAGGGCATGAGCCTCTCCGGCGGTCAGCGTCAGCGGCTCGCCCTCGCGCGCGCCGTCGCCGCCCAGCCGTCGGTGCTCGTGCTCGACGACCCGCTGTCGGCGCTCGACGTCGACACCGAGGCGCGCGTCGAGGAGGCGCTGCGCGAGGTGCTCGCCTCGACGACGGCGCTCATCGTGGCACACCGCCCGTCGACCGTGACGCTCGCCGACCGCGTGGCGCTGCTCGAAGAGGGCCGCATCACCGCGGTGGGAACGCACTCGCACCTGCTCGCCACCAACGAGCACTACCGGTTCGTCATCTCCAATCTCGAAGACGAGGAGAAGCGGGAACGGGCCGACGAACAATTCATCGCAGACGAGACGGAAGAGGAGGTGGGCGCGTGA
- a CDS encoding TetR/AcrR family transcriptional regulator: MPVPPTLRERTRRAVNAEITATAMRLFAENGFEATTVDQIAREAGISRRSFFHYFGSKEDLVLGNTVELGERVRAALEARPADESAWQALREAFMVLQADGMPSTDELALAQLYHDAPSLRARHLEKHLRWQELFAPDVQRRLGLPPTERPDPRARALVAAALACLDATIDAWYESGGSLDPVQLFDDAIATIRA; this comes from the coding sequence ATGCCCGTTCCACCCACGCTGCGTGAGCGCACCCGCCGCGCGGTAAACGCGGAGATCACCGCCACCGCGATGCGCCTGTTCGCCGAGAACGGCTTCGAGGCCACGACGGTCGACCAGATCGCCCGCGAGGCGGGAATCTCGCGGCGGTCGTTCTTCCACTACTTCGGCAGCAAAGAAGATCTCGTACTGGGCAACACGGTCGAGCTGGGCGAGAGGGTGCGCGCCGCGCTCGAGGCCCGCCCGGCGGACGAGTCGGCGTGGCAGGCCCTGCGCGAGGCATTCATGGTGCTGCAGGCCGACGGCATGCCGAGCACCGACGAGCTGGCGCTCGCCCAGCTGTACCACGACGCCCCCTCACTGCGCGCGCGGCACCTCGAGAAGCACCTGCGCTGGCAGGAGCTGTTCGCCCCCGACGTTCAGCGTCGGCTCGGTCTCCCGCCGACGGAGCGACCGGACCCGCGGGCGCGCGCACTGGTCGCAGCCGCGCTCGCCTGCCTCGACGCGACGATCGACGCCTGGTACGAGTCGGGCGGCAGCCTCGATCCGGTGCAGCTCTTCGACGACGCGATCGCGACGATCCGCGCGTAG
- a CDS encoding DUF1345 domain-containing protein, with protein sequence MIRRHLTATRFVEMLVVGTIAAVAVGAAGWWEFAPTVGWAAAALAYSLRVWLRLGGYDAAQTEEHASREDPERGVTDVLILMLSIASLFSVGFVLVQASMAHGAQEAVLAGLAVVSVALSWILLHTLYALRYARLYYAHGTGISFNQDEPPRYSDFAYLAFTLGMTYQVSDTNISRSDIRSAALGHALLSFLFGSFVLATTINLIAGLSG encoded by the coding sequence ATGATCCGTCGCCACCTCACCGCCACCCGCTTCGTCGAGATGCTCGTCGTCGGCACGATCGCCGCCGTCGCCGTGGGTGCCGCGGGTTGGTGGGAGTTCGCGCCGACCGTCGGCTGGGCGGCCGCCGCGCTCGCCTATTCGCTGCGGGTGTGGCTGCGCCTCGGCGGGTACGACGCCGCGCAGACCGAGGAGCACGCGAGCCGCGAAGATCCGGAACGCGGGGTCACCGACGTGCTGATCCTGATGCTGAGCATCGCCAGCCTGTTCTCGGTCGGCTTCGTGCTCGTGCAGGCGTCGATGGCGCACGGTGCACAGGAGGCGGTGCTCGCCGGACTCGCGGTGGTGAGCGTCGCGCTGTCGTGGATCCTGCTGCACACGCTCTACGCGCTGCGGTACGCGCGCCTCTACTACGCCCACGGAACCGGCATCTCGTTCAACCAGGACGAACCGCCCCGGTACTCCGACTTCGCCTACCTCGCGTTCACTCTCGGCATGACGTACCAGGTGTCGGATACGAACATCAGCAGGTCCGACATCCGCTCGGCCGCCCTCGGCCACGCGCTGCTGTCGTTCCTCTTCGGGTCGTTCGTGCTGGCGACGACGATCAACCTGATCGCGGGCCTGTCGGGCTAG
- the fabG gene encoding 3-oxoacyl-ACP reductase FabG, with the protein MSGTPESKVAIVTGAGRGIGAAIAQRLAADGHLVAVLDLRTEDTEATVDAIREAGGDAIGLGADVANTADANEAVSRVALELGPPTVLVNNAGILRDNLLFKLTDDDWDSVIDVHLRGAFVMSRAVQTHQVAARWGRIVNLSSTSALGNRGQANYAAAKAGIQGFTKTLAIELGPFGVTVNAIAPGFIATEMLRGTAERLGLTLDTFLAEAATTIPVRRTGTPDDIAAAAAFFASDEASFVSGQVLYVAGGPKA; encoded by the coding sequence ATGAGCGGGACGCCGGAATCCAAGGTCGCCATCGTCACCGGAGCGGGCCGCGGAATCGGTGCCGCCATCGCGCAGCGCCTCGCCGCCGACGGCCACCTCGTGGCCGTGCTCGACCTGCGCACCGAAGACACCGAGGCCACGGTCGATGCGATCCGGGAGGCGGGCGGCGACGCGATAGGTCTGGGGGCGGATGTCGCGAATACGGCCGACGCGAACGAAGCCGTCTCGCGGGTGGCTCTCGAGCTCGGCCCGCCGACGGTGCTCGTCAACAACGCGGGTATCCTGCGCGACAACCTGCTGTTCAAGCTGACCGACGACGACTGGGACTCGGTGATCGACGTGCACCTGCGCGGAGCGTTCGTGATGAGCCGGGCCGTGCAGACCCACCAGGTCGCCGCGCGCTGGGGCCGCATCGTCAACCTCTCCAGCACGTCCGCGCTGGGCAACCGGGGCCAGGCGAACTACGCCGCGGCGAAGGCCGGCATCCAGGGGTTCACCAAGACCCTCGCGATCGAACTCGGGCCGTTCGGCGTCACCGTGAACGCGATCGCCCCCGGGTTCATCGCCACCGAGATGCTGCGCGGCACCGCCGAGCGCCTCGGGCTGACGCTCGACACGTTCCTCGCGGAGGCGGCGACGACGATCCCGGTGCGCCGCACCGGAACCCCCGACGACATCGCCGCGGCAGCCGCGTTCTTCGCGAGCGACGAGGCGTCGTTCGTCTCGGGCCAGGTGCTGTACGTCGCCGGCGGGCCGAAGGCGTGA
- a CDS encoding ABC transporter transmembrane domain-containing protein produces MSIVGVEGVEGEERNDFSKAESKQIRQRSLRLLGSLLRPERARVILTMVVVIVSTAAQVAGPALVAYGIDKGLPALLDQDWVPLGATVAAYLVAGVVGAGLIAWYTVLTAKISQAILFDLRTRVFLHTQQLSLEFHESYTSGRIIARQTSDLDAIKELLDSGVNQLIQGALYMVFIAGAMFLVDGVSGLILLAALVPLGILTRWFQKKSQQLFRRTRVASARLIVQFVETMTGIRAVKAFRKEPRNEQVFGALVETYRNVNAKVIQLFGVFDPGLVLIGNVTLAVILVAGGLRVAGGTLAIGALLAALLYTRQFFGPAQEMAMFYNSYQSAAAALEKISGVLEEKPGVPDPVTPTDLWSAKGAVDFEGVEFAYTRDRVILPEFDLRIPAGQTIALVGSTGAGKSTLAKLMARFYDPSKGSVTLDGIDLRQLHPKDLRRAIVMVTQEAYLFSGSVAENIALGKPEATREEIVGAAKAVGAHEFIESLPDGYDTDVNKRGGRVSAGQRQLLSFARAFLADPVVLILDEATASLDIPSERLVQEGLTTLLADRTAIIIAHRLSTVAIADRVLVMEHGRIVEDGTPRDLIAGTGRFAQLHAAWRESLV; encoded by the coding sequence GTGAGCATCGTCGGAGTAGAGGGAGTCGAGGGCGAAGAGCGCAACGACTTCAGCAAGGCGGAGAGCAAGCAGATCCGGCAGCGGTCGCTGCGGCTGCTCGGCTCGTTGCTGCGCCCGGAACGGGCGCGCGTCATCCTGACCATGGTCGTGGTCATCGTCAGCACGGCCGCCCAGGTCGCTGGCCCCGCCCTCGTGGCGTACGGCATCGACAAGGGTCTGCCCGCGCTGCTCGACCAGGACTGGGTGCCGCTCGGTGCGACCGTGGCGGCGTATCTCGTCGCGGGCGTCGTCGGCGCCGGGCTCATCGCCTGGTACACCGTGCTCACGGCGAAGATCAGCCAGGCGATCCTGTTCGACCTGCGCACCCGCGTGTTTCTGCACACGCAGCAGCTGAGCCTCGAGTTCCACGAGAGCTACACCTCGGGCCGCATCATCGCGCGCCAGACCAGCGACCTCGACGCGATCAAGGAGCTGCTCGACTCGGGCGTCAACCAGCTGATCCAGGGCGCGCTCTACATGGTGTTCATCGCCGGGGCGATGTTCCTCGTCGACGGCGTGAGCGGGCTCATCCTGCTCGCGGCGCTCGTGCCGCTCGGCATCCTGACGCGCTGGTTCCAGAAGAAGTCGCAGCAGCTGTTCCGCCGCACGCGCGTGGCGTCGGCCCGGCTCATCGTGCAGTTCGTCGAGACCATGACGGGTATCCGCGCGGTCAAGGCGTTCCGCAAGGAGCCGCGCAACGAGCAGGTGTTCGGCGCGCTCGTCGAGACGTACCGCAACGTCAACGCGAAGGTGATCCAGCTGTTCGGCGTCTTCGACCCGGGGCTCGTGCTGATCGGCAACGTGACGCTCGCGGTCATCCTGGTGGCGGGCGGCCTGCGCGTCGCCGGGGGCACCCTCGCGATCGGCGCGCTGCTCGCGGCTCTGCTCTACACGCGGCAGTTCTTCGGCCCCGCGCAGGAGATGGCGATGTTCTACAACTCCTACCAGTCGGCCGCGGCCGCGCTGGAGAAGATCTCCGGTGTGCTCGAGGAGAAGCCGGGCGTGCCCGACCCCGTCACGCCGACCGATCTGTGGAGCGCGAAAGGCGCCGTCGATTTCGAGGGCGTCGAGTTCGCGTACACGCGGGACCGCGTCATCCTGCCCGAATTCGATCTGCGGATCCCGGCCGGGCAGACCATCGCCCTCGTCGGTTCGACCGGAGCGGGCAAGTCGACGCTGGCGAAGCTGATGGCGCGGTTCTACGACCCGTCGAAGGGCAGCGTCACGCTCGACGGCATCGACCTGCGACAGCTGCACCCCAAGGATCTGCGGCGCGCCATCGTCATGGTGACGCAGGAGGCGTACCTGTTCTCGGGCTCGGTCGCCGAGAACATCGCCCTCGGCAAGCCGGAGGCGACCCGCGAGGAGATCGTGGGCGCCGCGAAGGCGGTGGGCGCGCACGAGTTCATCGAGTCGCTGCCCGACGGGTACGACACCGACGTGAACAAGCGCGGCGGGCGGGTCTCGGCCGGCCAGCGGCAGCTGCTGTCGTTCGCGCGGGCGTTCCTCGCCGACCCGGTGGTGCTGATCCTCGACGAGGCGACGGCGTCGCTGGATATCCCGAGCGAGCGGCTCGTGCAGGAGGGTCTCACCACCCTGCTCGCCGACCGCACCGCGATCATCATCGCGCACCGGCTGTCGACCGTGGCGATCGCCGACCGCGTTCTCGTGATGGAGCACGGCCGCATCGTCGAGGACGGCACGCCGCGCGACCTGATCGCGGGCACCGGGCGGTTCGCGCAGCTGCACGCGGCCTGGCGCGAGTCGCTGGTCTGA
- a CDS encoding GNAT family N-acetyltransferase, with amino-acid sequence MPELRLEELSAKTIVAANGLTLRPGQEQFVTPTSYAIADAYINPSTSWPRVVLDDDTVVGFIRGNFDPENPQEEFRSCVWRINVAADAQGLGVGRFAVLALADEARERGFERLTVIWEPGEDGPEEFFLAVGFRIIGETQYGENIGALDL; translated from the coding sequence ATGCCTGAGTTGAGACTTGAAGAGTTGTCGGCCAAGACGATCGTGGCCGCAAACGGGCTCACTCTGCGTCCCGGGCAGGAGCAGTTCGTCACCCCCACGTCGTACGCGATCGCCGATGCGTACATCAATCCGAGCACCTCGTGGCCCCGCGTCGTGCTCGACGACGACACGGTCGTCGGCTTCATCCGCGGCAACTTCGACCCGGAGAATCCCCAAGAGGAGTTCCGCAGCTGCGTCTGGCGCATCAACGTCGCCGCCGACGCACAGGGTCTCGGCGTCGGCCGCTTCGCGGTGCTCGCGCTCGCGGACGAGGCGCGCGAGCGCGGCTTCGAACGCCTCACCGTGATCTGGGAACCCGGCGAAGACGGACCGGAGGAGTTCTTCCTCGCGGTCGGCTTCCGCATCATCGGCGAAACCCAGTACGGCGAGAACATCGGCGCCCTGGACCTGTAG
- a CDS encoding SDR family NAD(P)-dependent oxidoreductase — MTAIDFTHQTTIVTGASSGIGAAFARELARRGSDVVLVARRLDRLQVLASELEAAHGIRATPIALDLSAPGAGRTLAAEVADRGLTITGLVNNAGFGTDGAFHEEDPARLTDEINVDVANLVDITRAFIEPLRAAGRGILVNVASLAAYMPSPGMAVYSACKAFVLSFTEALWFESRGTGLRVLALSPGLTRTEFFDALDGGAYNGSYQTPEQVVQTAMRVLDRGGRRPSVQSGRLNALTTALPRFLTRKRVAIVSGVVGERSAGREAAREAAKVG, encoded by the coding sequence ATGACCGCAATCGACTTCACCCACCAGACCACCATCGTCACCGGCGCCAGTTCCGGCATCGGCGCCGCGTTCGCCCGCGAGCTCGCCCGCCGCGGATCCGACGTCGTGCTCGTCGCGCGTCGGCTCGACCGCCTGCAGGTGCTCGCCTCCGAGCTCGAGGCGGCCCACGGCATCCGCGCTACCCCGATCGCCCTCGACCTGAGCGCACCCGGCGCCGGCCGCACCCTCGCAGCCGAGGTCGCCGACCGCGGCCTGACGATCACCGGCCTCGTCAACAACGCCGGCTTCGGCACCGACGGCGCGTTCCACGAGGAAGACCCCGCCCGGCTCACCGACGAGATCAACGTGGATGTCGCGAACCTGGTCGACATCACACGCGCGTTCATCGAGCCCCTGCGGGCCGCCGGACGCGGCATCCTCGTCAACGTCGCCAGCCTGGCGGCCTACATGCCGAGCCCGGGCATGGCCGTCTACTCCGCGTGCAAGGCGTTCGTGCTGAGCTTCACCGAGGCGCTCTGGTTCGAGTCCAGGGGCACCGGGCTGCGTGTGCTCGCCCTGTCGCCGGGGCTCACCCGCACCGAATTCTTCGACGCGCTCGACGGCGGCGCCTACAACGGCAGTTACCAGACGCCCGAGCAGGTGGTGCAGACCGCGATGCGCGTGCTCGACCGCGGCGGGCGGCGTCCGAGCGTGCAGTCGGGACGCCTGAACGCCCTGACGACGGCGCTCCCCCGGTTCCTCACGCGCAAGCGGGTCGCGATCGTCAGCGGCGTGGTCGGCGAGCGCTCGGCCGGGCGCGAGGCAGCGCGGGAGGCCGCGAAGGTCGGCTAG